A genomic window from Bacteroidota bacterium includes:
- a CDS encoding T9SS type A sorting domain-containing protein — protein MKNKPSSPTQKKFQQRKIFFLVNFLFSFSFMRAQVVFQETLGNGTFDQKTAHQTFDGGYIVMGGQYNGGTYLSKLNATGNLQWSKTYSGCYGIYVIQSHDSGYVIAGQLYSSGSASVMIKTDKTGNIQWTNTLSCGPYDYLECVKETIDRCFIFSGYASLSTNTDVFLIKADSLGNILWSKTVGTSTNEDGISLAALPNGEIFISGVTNGFSSGDFYLAKTDASGNVLWSRSYGGTGLEEVYAMDATKEGGAIMTGFTESFGSGLRDVYVVKTDSAGNMDWSKTYGGANFDHGLGIKECFYGGFVIGAMTKSFGFGNNDAYLIRTDANGNVLWSNVYGGSGMEQIWSIDETSDHGFILAGNTDSFISSPQAYVIRTNNLGLTGCNEMMNVPTLVTQPPTVVTNLFSTSTPAGNIISNPIVAGAGPGQSILCASALGISSLQNNISALNIFPDPANDNFSISFVLENPSPVIISFYDAEGKMVREENEGTFVPGDQSVMMNGADLPCGLYFILVEAGNTQFSQRILIEH, from the coding sequence TTGAAAAACAAACCTTCATCACCGACGCAAAAAAAATTTCAGCAGAGAAAAATATTTTTCCTGGTGAATTTTCTTTTTTCTTTTTCTTTCATGCGTGCGCAGGTAGTTTTCCAGGAAACGCTGGGAAATGGTACGTTCGATCAGAAGACGGCGCACCAGACATTCGATGGCGGCTATATCGTGATGGGAGGGCAATATAACGGCGGAACATATCTCAGCAAACTGAACGCAACCGGAAATCTGCAATGGTCAAAAACATATTCCGGTTGTTATGGAATTTACGTGATTCAAAGTCACGACAGCGGCTACGTAATTGCCGGACAACTCTATTCTTCCGGCAGCGCCTCGGTAATGATAAAAACAGACAAGACGGGAAATATTCAATGGACGAATACTCTTTCATGCGGCCCGTACGATTATCTCGAGTGTGTGAAAGAAACAATTGATCGCTGCTTTATTTTTTCCGGATATGCTTCTCTTTCCACCAACACAGATGTTTTTCTTATAAAAGCAGATTCGCTTGGAAATATTCTCTGGTCGAAAACAGTCGGAACATCAACCAATGAAGACGGAATTTCCCTGGCAGCATTACCAAACGGAGAAATTTTTATTTCGGGAGTAACAAACGGATTCAGCAGCGGAGATTTTTATCTCGCGAAAACCGACGCATCGGGAAATGTGCTTTGGTCGCGTTCATATGGAGGAACAGGGTTGGAAGAGGTCTATGCAATGGATGCAACAAAAGAGGGAGGAGCGATCATGACGGGATTCACAGAAAGTTTTGGATCGGGACTCAGAGATGTTTACGTAGTGAAAACCGATTCGGCAGGAAATATGGATTGGTCAAAAACTTATGGCGGTGCCAATTTTGATCATGGCCTCGGAATAAAAGAATGTTTTTACGGAGGATTCGTGATCGGCGCAATGACAAAAAGTTTCGGTTTTGGAAATAACGATGCGTACCTGATCAGGACTGATGCGAATGGAAATGTATTGTGGTCGAATGTGTATGGTGGATCAGGAATGGAACAGATCTGGTCTATTGACGAAACAAGCGATCATGGTTTCATTCTCGCAGGAAATACGGACAGTTTTATTTCTTCACCGCAGGCCTATGTAATAAGAACAAATAATCTCGGACTCACCGGGTGCAATGAAATGATGAACGTTCCCACTCTTGTTACGCAACCGCCCACGGTTGTCACGAATTTATTTTCCACGAGCACCCCGGCAGGAAATATTATTTCCAACCCGATTGTAGCCGGAGCAGGCCCGGGACAATCCATTCTCTGCGCATCGGCATTAGGAATTTCATCTTTGCAGAATAATATTTCCGCACTGAATATTTTTCCTGATCCGGCGAATGATAATTTTTCAATAAGTTTTGTTTTAGAAAATCCGTCGCCCGTAATAATTTCATTTTACGATGCGGAAGGAAAAATGGTGCGTGAAGAAAACGAAGGAACATTTGTACCGGGAGACCAAAGCGTGATGATGAATGGCGCCGATCTTCCGTGCGGACTCTATTTCATTCTTGTGGAAGCGGGCAATACGCAATTTTCGCAGCGAATTCTCATTGAGCATTAA
- a CDS encoding T9SS type A sorting domain-containing protein, with protein MKKIFLFILSNFILIFSFAQSSRLVLAEDWTSDNCPPSAPSDNYFANLIDPDPTKVVKITDHVSWPNGNEPMYTQDAAENNARVLYYSVPHVPYARMNGSPNNGMDWPYNWNQNRVDSAASIVSPFSIDVSHYFNSAHDSAFVMMIITCTQNVMMATPVFQCVMVEKHIHFATAPGTNGTTDFFDVMRKMYPNQLGTAIATSWIVGQTDTLRYAVPVPNYIYDINQVAFIGFIQDNFTKEVLQAGADQPNPALLDAGVTYINGISQVGCNGNISPVLTINNLGTDTITSLLVKYQVDNGPWNSQLISNTILPGWYLLYNIPVQNFSPGAHTIRAQTSSPNGLTDQNIWNDGTYFDFVILSAPVTIPMTEDFESGIFPPSNWSILNLDHDTTWMRANVGGFGASAHSAEMNFYYYANPMGQEDFLFSPQVDLSATIGNIYLDFNVAYTSYDSAFHDSLVIEVSIDCGTSWQRIYGKADSSLMTAPDTLNNFVPTADQWRAEHIDLSAYAGSPALDVRFKSINAFGNNLYIDDINIHDSTSANSIVEMQHHTSFSIYPNPNNGEMNFVFPAAGKNSFLEIFDATGNCVSRNEIVAGTKNLFVSECFLPDGIYLCRIFSDGNITGTEKMVITK; from the coding sequence ATGAAAAAAATATTCTTATTCATTCTTTCAAATTTCATTCTCATATTTTCCTTCGCACAATCTTCGCGCCTTGTTCTTGCTGAAGACTGGACGAGCGATAATTGTCCGCCATCGGCACCGTCAGATAATTATTTTGCCAATCTCATCGATCCGGACCCGACCAAAGTGGTGAAAATTACAGATCACGTTTCATGGCCCAATGGAAACGAACCCATGTACACGCAGGATGCGGCAGAAAATAATGCACGTGTACTTTATTACAGCGTTCCGCATGTGCCGTATGCGCGCATGAACGGAAGCCCGAATAATGGAATGGACTGGCCTTACAATTGGAATCAGAATCGTGTTGACAGCGCGGCCTCTATTGTTTCCCCGTTCAGCATTGATGTATCACACTACTTCAATAGTGCGCACGATTCTGCTTTTGTAATGATGATCATCACTTGCACACAAAATGTGATGATGGCTACTCCCGTATTTCAATGTGTGATGGTCGAAAAGCATATTCACTTTGCAACTGCGCCTGGAACGAACGGCACCACCGATTTTTTTGATGTGATGCGGAAAATGTATCCGAACCAACTCGGCACCGCGATCGCAACTTCATGGATAGTTGGACAAACAGACACCTTACGCTACGCTGTTCCTGTTCCGAATTATATTTATGACATCAACCAGGTTGCATTTATAGGATTTATACAGGATAATTTTACGAAAGAAGTTTTGCAGGCAGGAGCAGACCAACCTAATCCTGCTCTACTTGATGCCGGCGTGACATACATCAATGGAATTTCGCAAGTAGGATGCAATGGAAATATTTCCCCCGTGCTCACGATAAATAATCTCGGCACCGACACGATCACCTCACTGCTGGTTAAATACCAGGTTGACAATGGCCCGTGGAATTCTCAATTAATCAGCAACACCATTCTTCCCGGATGGTATTTGTTGTACAATATTCCCGTGCAGAATTTTTCTCCGGGCGCACACACGATACGCGCGCAAACTTCTTCTCCGAACGGTCTCACGGATCAGAACATCTGGAACGACGGAACATATTTTGATTTTGTGATACTCTCCGCCCCGGTAACGATTCCAATGACTGAAGATTTTGAAAGCGGAATTTTTCCGCCGTCCAACTGGAGCATTCTCAATTTGGATCACGATACCACGTGGATGCGTGCGAATGTAGGCGGGTTTGGTGCGAGCGCGCATTCGGCAGAGATGAACTTTTACTATTATGCAAATCCCATGGGACAGGAAGATTTTTTATTCTCACCGCAGGTTGATCTTTCTGCAACCATTGGAAATATTTACCTCGATTTCAATGTGGCTTACACCTCCTATGATTCTGCTTTTCATGATTCGCTCGTGATCGAAGTTTCTATTGATTGCGGAACGAGTTGGCAGCGCATTTATGGAAAAGCAGACAGCTCACTGATGACGGCGCCCGACACGCTGAATAATTTTGTTCCCACCGCCGATCAGTGGAGAGCAGAACATATTGACCTTAGCGCGTACGCCGGCTCGCCCGCGCTCGATGTTCGTTTCAAATCCATTAATGCTTTTGGAAATAATCTTTACATCGACGACATCAATATTCACGACAGTACATCGGCGAATTCCATTGTGGAAATGCAGCACCATACCTCATTCAGTATTTATCCGAATCCGAATAACGGGGAAATGAATTTTGTTTTTCCTGCGGCCGGAAAAAATTCCTTCCTGGAAATTTTTGATGCAACAGGAAATTGTGTGAGCCGGAATGAAATTGTTGCGGGAACAAAAAATCTTTTTGTAAGTGAATGTTTTCTGCCCGACGGAATTTATTTGTGCCGTATATTTTCAGACGGGAATATAACCGGAACGGAAAAAATGGTGATCACAAAATAA
- a CDS encoding VWA domain-containing protein, translated as MNRNFFLFIFFLIASAHFLPAQNNLISNPGFEDYLTTLPMNNFCDDKNMPSEFLPGWTHPSTGCPDYWNGDAIVGDEYNRFVAGAAHSGKGRVGLMLYTKMETNGHSIDDDDVDDYMDFMQTKLKEPMVAGEKYYLEFFLKVDVLSSFNAGSVGALFSSDAYAPMGTTDDRKPQIVMTTLSMLCDTNWNKISGYYIASGGEQYLTLGCFGCCQSCNAHHKLHSRSLSYYIKRNLSLELDFCSYYYMDDFLLTKDSAASHKIENVPADNVIMLVDVSRSMYEGKYMDELKTELKNYIAENGTNTKITLITFGSGIKVLLRSSYVNDTSLVGTLLSSFEEGGSTNIDKALSAGYALADSLHDPSVRTQIILFSDAEFQLKKTEQKLIRHESKTNHIEFAVYHYGKHENKELENALEKCDGYYAKAGEENISKTISRKEPWADSGCSCKDK; from the coding sequence GTGAACAGAAATTTTTTTCTTTTTATCTTTTTTCTCATCGCCTCCGCGCATTTTCTTCCGGCGCAGAATAATCTTATTTCCAATCCGGGCTTCGAAGATTATCTTACTACGTTGCCCATGAATAATTTCTGCGACGATAAAAATATGCCCTCGGAATTTCTTCCCGGGTGGACACATCCTTCCACGGGTTGTCCTGATTACTGGAATGGCGATGCGATAGTGGGTGATGAATACAATCGATTTGTTGCAGGCGCGGCTCATTCGGGAAAAGGAAGAGTGGGGCTGATGCTCTACACCAAAATGGAAACCAATGGCCATTCTATTGATGATGATGACGTGGACGATTACATGGATTTTATGCAAACAAAATTGAAAGAGCCGATGGTAGCCGGAGAAAAATATTACCTGGAATTTTTTCTGAAGGTCGATGTGCTCTCTTCATTCAACGCCGGAAGTGTGGGCGCACTTTTTTCTTCCGATGCTTATGCGCCAATGGGAACAACTGATGACAGGAAACCGCAGATCGTGATGACAACCCTGTCGATGTTGTGTGATACGAACTGGAATAAAATAAGCGGCTATTACATTGCAAGTGGAGGAGAACAATATCTCACCCTCGGATGTTTTGGTTGCTGCCAATCGTGCAATGCACATCACAAACTTCACAGCCGTTCCCTTTCTTATTACATAAAACGCAATCTTTCGCTCGAGCTCGATTTCTGTTCCTACTATTACATGGACGATTTTCTGCTTACAAAAGATTCGGCTGCTTCACATAAAATAGAAAATGTTCCGGCCGATAATGTGATCATGCTTGTTGATGTTTCGCGTTCCATGTACGAAGGAAAATATATGGATGAACTGAAAACAGAATTGAAAAATTACATCGCGGAAAACGGGACGAATACAAAAATCACGCTCATCACTTTCGGATCAGGAATAAAAGTGTTACTGCGTTCTTCTTATGTCAATGACACTTCGCTCGTCGGAACTTTGCTTTCTTCATTTGAAGAGGGCGGCTCCACGAATATTGATAAGGCGCTTTCTGCAGGATACGCGCTCGCCGATAGTTTGCACGATCCGTCGGTGCGAACGCAGATCATTCTTTTCAGCGATGCGGAATTTCAATTGAAGAAAACAGAACAGAAATTAATTCGTCATGAGTCGAAGACCAATCACATTGAATTCGCCGTTTATCATTATGGGAAACACGAGAATAAAGAACTGGAAAATGCGCTGGAGAAATGCGACGGATACTATGCAAAGGCGGGCGAAGAAAATATTTCAAAAACAATTTCGCGTAAAGAGCCGTGGGCCGATTCCGGCTGCAGTTGTAAGGATAAATGA
- a CDS encoding carboxylesterase family protein, which produces MKTRICIFFIHFLLFSASLFSQQDEYCIDGRFSESPYFSLSQLRYDTGMIYGYAKNFSTGNTEALKMDIFYPSFTDDSLTARPFILMVHGGGFLLGSRQTLTYYCEEFARRGFVCATIDYRMGWNCPNTTGNSITDSCGADSSLLRDATYEAAQDVRAAMRYVSENKFYWGVDPDHFFVGGPSAGSIAAVCASAWTQEDANAFAPDAENILGALDTSGNQFAGKYSVRGVIDNCGAIPGDTSLLSMMKIPMISFHDEFDCVVPIYSGNIFGCWGNVFYTIYGSSAMHNSITRNGGCSELNIINGSGNHCGYPDSLIVQRSSCFFKRIMCNSCYSYTNAVVGRIDSCANAPYVSIFDQQPVSMTAAINHDDLKISFGGFTPMNGKLFFTNELGQEMGSVIIPAHSREVLLRTENFPAGIYFVSFDTSGEIVPLKVLITH; this is translated from the coding sequence GTGAAAACCCGTATTTGCATTTTTTTTATTCATTTTCTACTTTTCTCCGCTTCTCTTTTTTCGCAGCAGGACGAGTATTGCATTGACGGAAGATTTTCAGAATCGCCTTATTTCAGTTTATCACAATTGCGTTATGATACCGGGATGATCTATGGTTACGCGAAAAATTTTTCTACCGGCAATACAGAAGCGCTGAAGATGGATATTTTTTATCCTTCCTTCACTGACGATTCGCTTACCGCACGCCCATTCATTCTCATGGTACACGGCGGCGGATTTTTACTCGGATCGCGGCAAACGCTTACTTATTATTGCGAAGAATTTGCGCGGCGCGGATTTGTTTGCGCTACTATCGATTATAGAATGGGGTGGAATTGCCCGAACACAACAGGCAACAGCATTACCGATTCCTGCGGAGCAGATTCTTCTTTACTGAGAGATGCAACTTATGAAGCCGCGCAGGACGTTCGTGCTGCGATGCGTTACGTGAGTGAAAATAAATTTTACTGGGGCGTTGATCCCGATCATTTTTTTGTCGGTGGCCCGAGCGCGGGATCCATCGCGGCAGTGTGCGCCTCTGCGTGGACGCAGGAAGACGCGAATGCGTTTGCTCCCGATGCAGAAAATATTCTCGGTGCGCTCGACACTTCCGGTAATCAATTCGCAGGAAAATATTCTGTACGCGGCGTCATTGACAATTGCGGCGCCATTCCCGGTGACACTTCATTGCTTTCGATGATGAAAATTCCGATGATAAGTTTTCATGATGAATTCGATTGCGTAGTGCCCATCTATTCCGGAAACATATTCGGTTGCTGGGGAAATGTTTTTTACACGATATACGGATCGTCGGCAATGCACAATTCAATAACGCGGAACGGCGGTTGTTCTGAATTGAACATCATCAACGGAAGTGGAAATCATTGCGGTTATCCCGATTCACTTATTGTTCAGCGATCGAGTTGTTTTTTCAAACGGATCATGTGCAATTCATGTTACAGCTATACCAATGCTGTTGTCGGAAGAATTGATTCCTGCGCCAATGCTCCTTACGTTTCCATTTTCGATCAGCAGCCCGTGTCGATGACTGCGGCAATTAATCACGATGATCTTAAAATAAGTTTCGGAGGTTTTACGCCTATGAACGGAAAACTTTTTTTCACCAATGAACTCGGGCAGGAAATGGGTTCGGTAATTATTCCTGCTCATTCACGTGAGGTTTTGCTTCGCACAGAAAATTTTCCTGCCGGAATTTATTTCGTTTCATTCGACACCTCCGGTGAAATTGTACCTTTAAAAGTCCTCATCACACATTAA
- the folB gene encoding dihydroneopterin aldolase, with translation MGTIHVNGIRLYAYHGCLPEEAKIGGEYLVDVKIETDLARAAKTDALEDTVDYCGVYECVKTEMSVRSKLIEHAAQRIINSLRKKYPAVKLFSVTVKKINPPMNAAVDDVSVTIEG, from the coding sequence TTGGGAACAATTCACGTAAACGGAATTCGCCTCTACGCCTACCACGGTTGTCTTCCTGAAGAAGCGAAAATCGGCGGAGAATATTTGGTGGATGTAAAAATTGAAACGGATCTTGCGCGCGCGGCAAAAACAGATGCGCTGGAAGATACGGTTGACTATTGCGGAGTTTATGAATGTGTAAAAACAGAAATGTCCGTTCGTTCTAAACTCATTGAACACGCTGCACAGCGAATAATTAATTCATTGCGGAAAAAATATCCGGCCGTAAAATTATTTTCCGTTACCGTGAAAAAAATAAATCCCCCGATGAATGCGGCGGTAGATGATGTTTCCGTTACGATCGAAGGTTGA
- a CDS encoding glutamate--tRNA ligase produces the protein MENKKVRVRFAPSPTGPLHMGGVRTALYNYLFAKKNNGDFILRIEDTDTERFVPGAEEYIIEALKWCGIEPNEGIGFGDGSCAPYRQSERKSAGVYAQYAKQLIDAGHAYYAFDTKEELDEQRERYKKMSHEFAYNAITRQELKNSLTLSEDEVKKRIDAGEHYVVRIKIPRAEEIRLHDLIRGWVVVHSSQLDDKVLFKSDGMPTYHLANVVDDYLMKISHVIRGEEWLPSAPLHVLLYRYLGWENVMPQFAHLPLLLRPDGNGKLSKRDGDRLGFPVFPLSGELKNAEGKMESFTGYREAGYFPEAFINMLALLGWHPSGNQELFSKEELINDFSLERVSKSGAKFDAEKTKWFNQSYLRKHSDEELAELLSADSTLKIQNSKFLVEVCHLMKEKINFVHEIYDQGKFFFEDPVAYDEGVIKKRWNDDSKKFIAAVKETFANMSAWGAVDCETVFKKTAEATSTNPGSVMQLFRVCVSGAGGGPVLFEMVALLGKETVVRRLNTALNKL, from the coding sequence ATGGAAAATAAAAAAGTTCGCGTGCGTTTTGCTCCGAGTCCAACGGGCCCTCTTCACATGGGTGGTGTGCGCACGGCATTGTACAATTATCTTTTTGCAAAAAAAAATAACGGCGATTTCATTCTGAGAATTGAAGATACCGATACAGAAAGATTCGTTCCCGGCGCCGAAGAATATATTATTGAAGCATTGAAATGGTGCGGCATTGAGCCGAATGAAGGAATTGGTTTCGGTGATGGATCGTGCGCGCCTTACCGCCAGAGTGAGCGCAAGAGCGCGGGCGTGTATGCGCAGTACGCGAAGCAACTCATTGATGCGGGCCATGCTTATTATGCATTCGATACGAAGGAAGAACTGGATGAGCAGCGCGAACGTTATAAAAAAATGAGTCATGAATTTGCTTACAACGCGATCACGCGGCAGGAATTAAAAAATTCATTGACACTTTCGGAAGACGAAGTGAAAAAAAGAATTGACGCCGGTGAACATTATGTGGTGAGAATAAAAATTCCGCGCGCCGAAGAAATTCGTTTGCATGATCTTATCCGCGGCTGGGTGGTGGTGCATTCTTCACAACTCGATGATAAAGTTCTTTTCAAGAGCGATGGCATGCCTACTTATCATCTTGCAAATGTGGTGGACGATTACCTCATGAAAATTTCTCACGTCATTCGCGGAGAAGAATGGTTGCCATCGGCGCCGCTGCATGTTTTGCTTTATCGTTATCTCGGCTGGGAAAATGTAATGCCGCAATTCGCGCATTTGCCTTTGCTGTTGCGCCCCGATGGAAATGGAAAATTATCGAAGCGCGACGGCGATCGTTTGGGATTTCCTGTTTTTCCATTGAGCGGAGAACTGAAAAATGCTGAAGGTAAAATGGAATCGTTCACCGGTTATCGCGAAGCAGGATATTTTCCCGAAGCGTTCATCAATATGCTGGCGTTGCTCGGCTGGCATCCCAGTGGAAACCAGGAATTATTTTCGAAAGAAGAATTGATCAACGATTTTTCATTGGAACGAGTTAGTAAATCGGGAGCGAAGTTCGATGCGGAGAAAACGAAGTGGTTCAATCAATCGTATCTGCGCAAACACAGTGACGAAGAATTAGCTGAATTACTTTCCGCAGATTCAACATTGAAAATTCAAAATTCAAAATTTCTTGTCGAGGTTTGCCATCTGATGAAAGAGAAAATAAATTTCGTCCATGAGATCTACGATCAGGGGAAATTCTTTTTCGAAGATCCGGTGGCGTATGATGAGGGCGTGATCAAAAAACGCTGGAACGACGATTCTAAAAAATTCATTGCGGCGGTGAAAGAAACTTTTGCAAATATGTCGGCGTGGGGTGCTGTTGATTGTGAAACTGTATTCAAAAAAACCGCAGAAGCAACTTCCACAAATCCCGGAAGCGTGATGCAGCTTTTCCGCGTATGCGTGAGTGGAGCAGGAGGAGGGCCGGTGTTATTTGAGATGGTGGCGTTGCTTGGCAAAGAGACAGTGGTCAGAAGATTGAATACTGCACTAAACAAATTATAA
- a CDS encoding class I SAM-dependent methyltransferase, which produces MQLLSPTHWKDYELLDSGEFEKLERFGKYITIRPEPQAVWDKTLSNSEWERTAHTKFVPRSSSAGEWKMLKKMPERWNISYEFPDHKKITLRLALTSFKHVGVFPEQAVNWDFIYSAIKKMCADPPPPGDRGGELGAPKFLNLFAYTGGASLAARAAGADVTHVDSIKQVVTWANDNMALSNLDNIRWLVEDALKFVKREIRRGNKYHGIILDPPAYGHGPNGEKWKLEENINEMVKGVVELLDEKEHFLILNAYSLGFSAMILENLFSGRKVETGELFLKAKSGSVLPLGVFGRMEKI; this is translated from the coding sequence ATGCAACTCCTCTCTCCTACTCACTGGAAAGATTACGAACTCCTCGACAGCGGCGAATTTGAAAAGCTCGAACGGTTTGGAAAATATATTACCATTCGCCCCGAGCCGCAAGCTGTTTGGGATAAAACGCTTTCGAATTCAGAATGGGAAAGAACAGCGCACACGAAATTTGTTCCGCGGAGTTCTTCCGCCGGAGAATGGAAGATGCTGAAGAAAATGCCGGAGCGCTGGAATATTTCCTATGAATTTCCTGATCACAAAAAGATCACACTTCGTCTCGCACTGACATCTTTCAAACACGTTGGCGTTTTTCCCGAGCAAGCGGTGAACTGGGATTTTATTTATTCGGCTATAAAAAAAATGTGCGCAGACCCTCCCCCACCGGGGGACCGAGGAGGTGAGCTTGGGGCGCCCAAATTTTTAAATCTTTTCGCGTACACCGGGGGCGCATCACTCGCGGCGCGCGCAGCAGGCGCAGACGTAACGCATGTTGATTCTATAAAGCAAGTGGTGACGTGGGCGAATGATAACATGGCACTTTCGAATCTCGATAATATCCGCTGGCTGGTGGAAGACGCGTTGAAATTCGTGAAGAGAGAAATTCGCAGGGGAAATAAATATCACGGAATAATTTTAGATCCGCCGGCTTATGGCCATGGCCCCAATGGAGAAAAATGGAAGTTGGAAGAAAATATAAATGAGATGGTGAAGGGTGTGGTAGAATTGCTCGATGAGAAAGAACATTTTTTAATTCTCAACGCCTACTCGCTCGGATTTTCCGCAATGATCCTCGAGAATTTATTTTCAGGAAGAAAAGTAGAAACCGGAGAATTATTTTTGAAAGCTAAAAGCGGATCGGTTCTTCCATTGGGAGTTTTCGGAAGGATGGAGAAGATTTAG